A genome region from Hevea brasiliensis isolate MT/VB/25A 57/8 chromosome 7, ASM3005281v1, whole genome shotgun sequence includes the following:
- the LOC110638900 gene encoding uncharacterized protein LOC110638900, protein MGVDYYKILQVDRNAKDDDLKKAYRKLAMKWHPDKNPNNKKEAEAKFKQISEAYEVLSDPQKRAVYDQYGEEGLKGSVPPPDAGGTSYFFTGDIPASFRFNPRSADDIFAEFFGFSRPFGGMGGGGGMRGTRFSSGIFGDDIFGSFGDGGGGSMHQSGPRKASAIENRLPCSLEELYKGTTKKMKISREIVDMSGKTMQVEEILTIDIKPGWKKGTKITFPEKGNEQPNVIPADLVFIIDEKPHPVFTRDGNDLIITQKISLAEALTGYTVHLTTLDGRNLSIPINSVIHPTYEEVIPREGMPIQKDTTKRGNLRIKFNIKFPTRLTSEQKAGIKKLLAS, encoded by the exons ATGGGGGTAGATTACTACAAGATCTTACAAGTAGACAGGAATGCGAAAGATGATGACTTGAAGAAGGCTTATAGGAAGCTTGCCATGAAATGGCATCCTGATAAGAACCCCAATAATAAGAAAGAGGCTGAAGCTAAGTTTAAACAAATCTCCGAGGCCTATGAG GTTCTCAGTGATCCCCAGAAAAGAGCAGTATATGACCAATATGGTGAAGAAGGTCTAAAAGGCTCGGTGCCACCCCCTGATGCTGGTGGAACTTCCTACTTCTTCACTGGAGATATTCCTGCATCATTCCGATTCAATCCACGGAGTGCTGATGATATTTTTGCAGAGTTTTTTGGGTTTTCAAGACCATTTGGAGGCATGGGAGGTGGTGGTGGCATGAGAGGAACAAGGTTCTCAAGTGGAATATTCGGTGATGATATCTTTGGGTCTTTTGGTGATGGAGGAGGAGGTTCAATGCATCAAAGTGGTCCTAGAAAAGCTTCTGCTATTGAGAATAGGTTACCTTGTAGTCTGGAGGAGCTCTACAAGGGGACTACCAAAAAGATGAAGATTTCTCGAGAGATTGTTGACATGAGCGG CAAGACCATGCAGGTGGAGGAAATCCTAACAATTGACATAAAGCCTGGCTGGAAGAAGGGCACAAAGATCACCTTCCCAGAGAAAGGGAATGAACAACCGAATGTCATACCTGCTGATCTTGTCTTCATAATTGATGAGAAACCCCACCCTGTGTTCACTCGTGATGGAAATGACTTAATTATTACACAAAAAATTTCATTAGCTGAAGCACTGACAGGTTACACCGTCCATCTCACTACCTTAGATGGAAGGAATTTATCCATTCCAATCAACAGTGTGATTCATCCAACCTATGAGGAAGTCATCCCAAGAGAAGGAATGCCAATCCAAAAAGACACAACAAAGAGAGGAAATCTGAGAATCAAGTTCAACATTAAGTTCCCAACAAGGCTAACATCAGAGCAGAAAGCAGGAATCAAAAAACTTCTAGCTTCCTGA
- the LOC131181546 gene encoding homeobox-DDT domain protein RLT2-like isoform X1, whose protein sequence is MTEVGNELLSVSVSWSSPFSHGIDPRRVVARIPGVAVLRIVSDMSAMKRYYEQQQSITELRAIAFAEAQLGEPLREDGPILGMEFDPLPLDALCAPGDVTVQKLKSTGDEFLWAT, encoded by the exons ATGACTGAGGTTGGAAATGAGCTCCTGTCAGTGTCTGTTTCATGGTCAAGTCCATTTAGTCATGGGATTGATCCTCGGAGGGTAGTTGCCAGGATCCCAGGAGTGGCTGTCCTGAGGATTGTTAGTGACATGTCAGCTATGAAGAGGTACTATGAACAGCAGCAGTCCATAACTGAGCTTAGAGCCATAGCATTTGCGGAGGCTCAGTTGGGGGAGCCACTGAGGGAGGATGGTCCAATTCTTGGAATGGAATTTGATCCCCTGCCACTAGATGCTCTTTGTGCACCTGG GGATGTCACTGttcaaaaattaaaatccacGGGTGATGAGTTTCTTTGGGCTACTTAG
- the LOC131181546 gene encoding homeobox-DDT domain protein RLT2-like isoform X2, producing the protein MTEVGNELLSVSVSWSSPFSHGIDPRRVVARIPGVAVLRIVSDMSAMKRYYEQQQSITELRAIAFAEAQLGEPLREDGPILGMEFDPLPLDALCAPGLPIPCYLDYQMKRA; encoded by the exons ATGACTGAGGTTGGAAATGAGCTCCTGTCAGTGTCTGTTTCATGGTCAAGTCCATTTAGTCATGGGATTGATCCTCGGAGGGTAGTTGCCAGGATCCCAGGAGTGGCTGTCCTGAGGATTGTTAGTGACATGTCAGCTATGAAGAGGTACTATGAACAGCAGCAGTCCATAACTGAGCTTAGAGCCATAGCATTTGCGGAGGCTCAGTTGGGGGAGCCACTGAGGGAGGATGGTCCAATTCTTGGAATGGAATTTGATCCCCTGCCACTAGATGCTCTTTGTGCACCTGG GTTACCCATTCCTTGCTATTTGGATTACCAAATGAAGAGAGCTTGA